The following proteins come from a genomic window of Cyanobacterium sp. T60_A2020_053:
- a CDS encoding DUF1816 domain-containing protein: MKELLIGVLNFFGLAVWIKVTTDNPRCVYFFGPFLTMKGAREEENGYLEDLLGEGARGIKTEIKRFKPSELTIFDDLADVDNAPQEISRMTSQPSLYL; this comes from the coding sequence ATGAAAGAATTGTTGATTGGAGTATTAAACTTTTTTGGTTTAGCGGTATGGATCAAAGTTACTACTGACAATCCCCGTTGTGTTTACTTTTTTGGACCTTTTTTGACAATGAAGGGCGCTAGAGAAGAAGAAAACGGCTATTTAGAAGATTTACTAGGGGAGGGCGCTAGGGGTATAAAAACTGAAATCAAACGCTTTAAACCAAGTGAGTTAACTATTTTTGATGACTTGGCTGATGTGGATAATGCACCTCAAGAAATTAGTAGGATGACTAGCCAACCTTCTTTATATCTTTAA